The DNA region ccttttgtgactggcttgtttcccttagcttaatgttttcaaggttcacccatgttgtgttatgtgtcagaacttcattcctttttaaggttggctgatagtccattgtatgtgtaGACCACATCttagttatcttttcatctgttgatggatacgggttatttccaccttttggcttttgtgaatatacACTTAGGAAATGGGTATATAAATACCTCTTCAAATTCCTGCTCTCagttcttctgggtatatatccagaggtgggttgctgggtcaaatggtaattttatgttatgaCCCCACTTTTAAGGAACATGAAACTAGCAGAGAAACAGGAGAAGCTCAGAAAAACAAATGAGGTTAAACACACACAATTCGTTCCAATTTGGCTTGCAAAGGATTGGCTTTGTGAAAAAAGTTAGTTTTGAAAATGGAAACTGAATGTGTTAAAGACAAGGGTGGCCAAGTTACGTGACTGTGAGGATAGATTTATAATGGAGTCATATGGAAGTGGGGTAACAGAACTGTTGTCTGTTTACTAACTGCAATGAGTAAAAAATTATTCCTAATCATAGTTTTAAACAGGATGAAAATACGTGTATGGTGCCTCTGGTTGAATGCTGAAAATGAATGGGTTTCTTACCAAACTAACTTGAAGGCACTTGTGATGAACGACTTTGTAAGTATGTCTGTCTCCTCAAATCAGATGTGCAAAaattcaaacttaaaaacttattacagggacctccctggtggcgcagtggttaagaatccgcctgccgacgcaggggacgcgggtttgagccctggtccgggaagatcccacatgccgcggagcagctaagcccgtgcgccacgactactgagcctgcgctctagcgtccacgagccacagctactgaagcccgtgcgcctagagcccgtgctccgcaacaagagaagccatcgcaatgagaagcgcgCGCACCCCCcgcccgctgcaactagagaaggcccacatgcagcaaggaagaccccacgcagcgataaataaataaataaattcattttaaaaaaacacttattacatgttctaaaattagattatgtgAAGTCTACAACTTtgcaaatatacaaaaaacagaATTGGACACTTCAAATGGGTAAACTTtatagtatataaattatatcccaATATAATATCTCAATATTTCTGTTAAGAAAACCTTATTACAAATGATTATTCACATTCTATGACACTTTATATACAAATTTAACATATAATTTCTTTAAACAGTAAGTACCCTTAATGTGTTTGAGTATAGACCCTTGCAGCGAAACCTTTTCTTATTTGGAGTCGATGTCGAGAAAGCCTGGTCTGAAATAAAAACAATCTGAATGGAAAGGaatgcaatattatttttaagtcaAGGCACTAAAAGTATTTAGCAAGAAACAATATTGAAAGAAAGTTGAAATTAGAGTTAATCTACATACCAGATTTGGTAACATATCCATTTCTTGTACATCAGATTCCTGACCTGAGTGAAAGTCAGTTGTTCATCTTTACAatcctgttgtttgttttttttaacactcCTATTTTTAAGTATCTCATACCTTTattcacacatatgtatacattgtagTTTATTCATGGGAAGTAATCCTTTTTGCAATAGTCACAAATTACACATTATGGAGTTCAAAGTAATGTAGTTCTATTGTACTTTCTGAGAGAAACCTAAAACTAAGAAGCTGTGGATTCCTGTAGTTGGGGTgcaatctgaaataaaaataccttttaaaagttGGCAAAAGTCAAAggagaaactaattttttttctttttttttttttgcctgtgttgggtcttcattgctacgcatgggctttctctagttgcggcgagcgggggctgctcattgtggtggcttctcttgttgcggagcacgggctctaggcgcgggggcttcagtagttgtggcgcatgggcttagttgctccatggcatgtgggatcttcccggaccggggctcgaacccgtgtcccctgcattggcagacggattcttaaccactgcgccaccagggaagcccgaaactgtaatatttttaaagttcagttCACAACAAATTCTTCAgcaacacaatttttaaagtatctatAAGGATCTATATCACTGTAACCCCTTTATTCTGTTTCTAACCCCAATTTGCTTGGTCAGTAGGATTTCACATTTCACTCATAGACTCCTCATTAACACTTTTTTTTGTGGGTGTAAAGTAATATctaattgttgttttgatttgcttttccctaatggccaatgatgttgaatatcttatgtgctttttggctatttttatatcctttacccttcattttataatttatttattttatttatttatttttggctgtgttgggtcttcattggtgtgcgcgggctttctctagttgtggtgcggggggggctactcttcgttgaggtgcgcgggcttctcatcgcagtggcttctcttgttgtggagcacgggctctaggcgtgcgggcttcagcagttgtggctcgggggctctagagctcaggctcagtagctgcggtgcacgggcttagttgctccacggcgtgtggggtcttcccggaccagggctcaaacccgtgtcccctgcattgacaggcagattcttaaccactgcgccaccagggaagtcccctacccTTCATTTTAAAGAAGTGGAATTATTGAATTCTCACCAGTATCACCATATTTATTTTTGTCCTATTCCTAGAATATATGCTTTAGGGACCAAATAAAACCAATAAAGTGATGTTTCCTTTCACAAACTAGTTTACACTTCTAGAAGTAAGATCAACTAAAATATGGCCATAAAATCTTGATTTTTACATTATATAAAGATGTTATTATCTTTCTATTTTCCTAACATACAAAGAAGATTTTGTGTTGtgttaaaaggaaaaagtatCAGTCATTCTTGTAAACTGTTCCCTCCTCTCATTTCCAAATGATAAGGAAGTTATGGAGAAAGATAGACTGTAGTGAGGCTTCTAATAGCATGAGTTGCTTGGGTTTCCTTTTCAGTGCCAGAGTTTTTGGAATGTCCCTAAAGCAAACTGGCATAGGATATAAAGCTTCACCTTCACTTGGACGTATTCTAATTTACTCCTTAACATTGCCATATGTTCCATTGCTGGCAATAGAATGCCTGCCCGAGAACCTCCCGCTGCCCCATCTCTTGTAAAGTTAACACTGGTAAGGAGAATTCAGAAATACCCAGACTCAGTGTTTGACATACTCTTAGAAGTTTCACAGAGCAAACAACACTAGCGTATGTATTACTCTACAGCTCATTGACTGtatctccagttttttttttttaatacggaTACATTCTATATTGAACTTTCATTGCAAATTGCACACATAGTAGATAGAGAtgcagggaaggaagggaagagcagTCTGACTGATGGTTTTGTTGGTtgttagcatttttaaaattcgCTGCCCCCATGCCCTTCAGATGGTTTCTTGGTCTCCACAGAGCCCTGCATGCCACTCAACCAGCAGTCACTGTGTGTCATTAACAATGAATGGCTGAATTTACTGTACACCTGTTACAAATGTCTTGCACTGTAGTATTATATTTTTTACATCAAATATCTAATTTTCACAACAAACCAGCAAGGTAGAAATTTAGTGGATAgtaccagtattttttttttaattaatttatttatttatttatttttggctgtgttgggtcttcatttctgtgcgagggctttctccagttgcggcgagcgggggccgctcttcatcgcagtgcgcaagcctctcccgttgcggagcacaggctccatatgcgcaggctcagtcgttgtggctcacgggcccagctgctccgtggcatgtgggatcttcccagaccagggctcgaacccgtgtcccctgcattggcaggcggattctcaaccactgcgccaccagggaagcccgtaccagtattttttaaaaagctaaagtaAAATAcaacagaacagaaaatattaGAGCACATCACATCTAGTAAGGATTAGGTATTCTTTTCATAAAATTTGATTTCAATGGTacatttatgtatgtgtatactggTTTGGAGTACACTTGAATTTCATGATGACACAATGAGTCCAAAGAACCGGAGTCACGAAGGAGAACACAAGACCGGGTGGGACAGTGCGTAGAGAAGAGACAGAGCTGGATGACCTCAGTATTGGGTGTcagtcccccccccacccccggccagcGGGCCTCTCCCAGTGGCCAGAGCAGGACAATTTGCCTGTACACGCTCCCCTTTGCCACAGTGCAAGGAACCCTGTCCCCTCCCTGTGGAGGACAGGTGTGACAATGGAGTTGGCCTTGTGACAGTCATGCTTTAAGCAGAGACAAAGGAGCATTTATTGATTCTGAAAGAGGGAGAGTCCCCACAAGGTGATAAGAGCCACTCAGGCTGTGGGCTCTTTATCTCTTGGtgaggaagcattccaggcccGAGGCCCATGCTCCTGCAGCTGAGGAGACTGCCTTCCCGACAAGGTATATGGTCTTAGATCAAATAGTGCCTCTTTAATTTCCCTGTTATCAAAAATTTTAGTAAAGGGGAATTAATTTTATGTTAGCTGAAGCTCTGTAATACTAACTACTATTTAAAGTGTTATTTCATTAAGAGCTAATAACCCtttgtttaaaatatgtgttCTTCAATTTGCTGTTTCATACTTTTTTATTAAGTGATGTAGTTTTGCAGGATTATATTTAGACCTCGTACATGTATATAATTTTCATTCTGGGGAGAATCTGGCTCTTAAAGTCCAGTATTTTGGGGACAGAAGAAATAGCAGAACATGGGGAGAACACATTGCAGGCTGCTTCAGTTTCCAAATGAAAGGTTTCTTCACATTAGAAGCAGTTCTGCTTCTAATCCTTCAAAATTataagaacaatttaaaaaaatcgcTCAGAGGAAACTCTCGTAAGTTTAAGTACCCTCTTGATCTTTGCTTGCTTTTCCCCCAATAATGAGATATTTTCCTTAGTTGGTAATCATCCAAATAAAGTACACATTAAAAGGTATTTATAGTTCTAACTTCAATGAACTTACTGCAGAACGTAAGACAAAAAATTGGTTGTAGGTAGAGTAGAAAATTGCTTGCTCTCATCATTAAATGTATGTCGTTTCACTATCACATTCAAACTTACCCTTTATAAAATGCAGAGAATAGCAAATAATCCTTAATGATATGCAGCTATCCTTTAAGTGTTATtggtaaatataaattattatgaaaaatgtcatCCTTTGTCCTGAATTTAGAAAGCTCAGAATTAGCTTTTTAATTCCAGACAGTTATTTCAGAGCGGAGTAATTCTGACATAAGTTTTTTCATTTATGTACTCTGATTTAATTTcactaattaaaaagaaaaggtatgtaaataatttttacatatatgattatattttgttttttcaaaaattaattttagaaggGCATCAATTCTCAGAAGAAGGATCTCAGTGCCTGCTCTATTTTTCAGGGCTTTTTCCCAGACTTCAAACTCCAGTTCCAACAGTAAGAActttttccatgtccctgtcctcGCATCAAGTGGCTGGTCCTGTATGGAACCTCGGTCGACTCAATCATGTCGCGGTAGCAGTGCCAGACTTGGAAAAGGCCAAGGCATTTTATAAGAACGTTCTCGGGGCCCAGGTAGGCGAGACGGTCCCTCTTCCTGAGCATGGAGTATCTGTTGTTTTTGTCAACCTGGGAAATACCAAGGTGGAGCTGCTTCATCCACTGGGAAATGACAGTCCAATTGCAGGTTTTCTGCAGAAAAACAAGGCTGGAGGAATGCATCACATCTGCATTgaggtattttaattattttaatccttGGTATtgtaaatttctcttttaaaatgtcttttatttttacaggcTACATATTGCCACTGTCATCAGAAACTTCCATTAAGTTCTTTCAGGGAAATGGTAAAATTGGTTCTCTTCAAGGATGGATCTATAGATATATTCTCTTTCCCTCTAGAGAACtgcaaataataatgaaaatatgtttCATTGAAGTCTGGGTCCAACTATACAAAGGCCACTGAAGTTGGCCAAATAAGATTTGCGTCTCTGCTGTAGTATTTATTGATCACGTACGACCTTCCATGCAATAGGAACACACTGCTTTCGCTGTCACAAGGCAATTAGAAGAAACAAGTGACAAGACTTTATAAAGTAAGAATTTCCATATACATgctaagtattattattttctatctttaaaaTTCTAATAGCTTGTTCCTTATTACAAAGGCAATACATTTTCAATTACTGACTGTGATTTCTCAGATCTTCTCAGTTGCATCTGCTAACAATTCCTGAAAAAAAACATGAAGTGTTAGACAAGAACACTCATTAGAGAGCCTTTATCTGTAGATGTTCATGTTCAGATAACTGCTTTTGGAATATCAGCATTACCAATTATGCttcaatttaaattattttggtaGGACAAGTCTCTTGATAGAAGGAATGACATAATTCATAGTTAGGCCTCATTCCCAATCCAGGAGAGAGGGGGGTTTGGTTCCAGCATGAACCCAAGGATTTATTCAGTTTACGTTGCAAATACATTTGAGAACCTACCGAGTGTACTCCACTGCGGGCCTGGATTCAGCAGTGAGTAAGGAAGGCGTGGCCATGCCCGCGGTCAGGAGGGACAGCTGCTTGCAGTGCACTGGGATAAGCAGAATTAATGTGTCTTCTCAGTTGTGCAATGAAGGAAAGATTGATTGCTCCTGGCAGGCCAAGGAGGTGGTAAGGTATCGCAGGGCATGAGTTACAATGAATGTGAAGGAATCCCCAGGTGGACAAGGGGAGGAAGGTattctaggcagaaggaaagCACATAGAAAGGCATCGGGTTATCATAACTACCAGCATTGTGTCCTCTGGCAGGATACAAAGTACTAGACATGCCTTATTTAATTCTCGTAGCTACCCTTGAGGGCTATATTAACCCCATTTGACAGGCGAATAGTTAGAATAGTTAACTTGCCTGCAGTCGCATATGTAGGACATGGCAAAGgtggggttcaaacccaggtttgTTCTGATTCCAGGATCTGCAGTGTTAGCCGTGGCGCCAGATTGCCTTCATTGGATTGGCTGAGTTTAAAATTTCAGGTGGGGAAGCCATAAGATGGTAGACAAAGGAGCTAAACAAGGCCTAATATTTAAGCTTTACCCCTTCTTTAGGAGGTTAGTTTTGGCTGCAAGTCTTTATTTCAGTGGACTTGAGGGCTTGTCTAAGACTCCCCGGGATGAGAAGCAGGATCACCAGCCTCTGAACCCACTCGTCTCTCTCCCACACATACTGTCTGTGTTCTACATCAGAGAACCCAGGCCTTCAAAGGAAGCCACTGTGAGTTAGAAGTTCAGTTAAGTAAAAAATAGTGGAAGTTGAGTAATGTAAAAGTGAATTCAAAAGTCCAGATTAAAGGGGGGAAATGAAAATGTTTGTCAGTATAAAATGAAGGTAGGTGATAGGAGCAGTTGTGAAGAGTGGTTAGTTAACTGCTGCATTAGTATGCCACACACCCCATTATTAGTCTCTGCTCTCTGTAAAAAAATAAGATGTCTTGACTgggtagattttatttttctatcctcAGTCTAACATGAGCTGTCCCAGGCTGATGGCACAGCTCTGCTGTCAGTAACATATGACTTACAGGGTAGCTCCAGGCCTCAccaaaggcagagagagaataaAGGGCAAGTATCTTCAGGGGGTGATCTAGAAACCAAACATATCACTCCTGTTCCTATCGTTGGTTTGGTCACATGGCACACTCGACCTCACGTGTAGTCTGTAGTCAGGCACTTACATGCCCTGCTAAAACCTGGGGCCTGGTAtaattaaaaagaggaaatggaaagtGGGTACTGGAGGCCACCAGTTTATGCTagttggtaattttttaaaagtggtatTGCAGGGATAGCATGACACTTTTTTCTGAATGAAGATATGCTTTAAGGTGGAGTCATTTGAGAATCATTGTCACCTACTGTGGAAACCTGTGAAATGAAGTTGTTACCACACGCAGGGGCTTGGTTCCCTAACTCACCAGAGAGAGCAGAATTCCTCACCGATCCTtgaacaggaaaaatatttttgttgaatgaacctGCAGAGATTTCAGAGTTAATTATTTTACCATGGTGTAACCTAGTCTCTCCTGCTAATACAACTTAGGTCTGAAACTGTCTTCCACGGGAAGTACAAAGGTGATAGAACTcgtcagaaaatatttctttggtCATTCCAGTTTCTGTGGCCACATAATACCTTATCCCTACACTTCAGGGTGTGATGACAACTATTGTATCTTGCTGGGGATATTgtgggttgggagtttgggggagGGTTCTGCTGGGCAATTCTTGCTTGGGGTCTGTCCTGCGGCTGCGGTCGAACATGGAAGTGAGGCCCCGCCGGGCCGGGTGTCCCACTCGCGTGCTGGCGGCTGCTGCTGGCTGGGCGCCGGGTGTGCAGCTGGGCCTCCCAGCAGAGCACATGTGTGTGACCCCTGCAGCTCCACAAGCCGAGGGCGCTTCTCAGGACACTCGGACTTCTTACCAGGCAGTGGACTTGCTGACTCCTTACCGGCCAGAGTGAGTGTCCAAGAAGGCCAGGTGGGACTGCGTGGCATTTCCGTCCTGGCCTCGGAAGTCCCACAGCAGCACTTCCGCTGTCTGTTGGTCATAAACAAGTCCTCGAGGCTGACCAGATGCAGGGGGAGAGGAGAAGCCGAGAAGCTATGGCCGCGTCTTACAAGTGCTGTAACCATCCATCTAGTGATGTGTTCTAAACAGAAGGAATGTGTGTGAAACTTCTAGAAGCTCTAGAacgattttattttcaaatagccAGAAGTGGGAACCAGGAGCATTCCCTCTGCAAGAGG from Eschrichtius robustus isolate mEscRob2 chromosome 1, mEscRob2.pri, whole genome shotgun sequence includes:
- the MCEE gene encoding methylmalonyl-CoA epimerase, mitochondrial isoform X2, producing the protein MARVLKAATASAVGLFPRLQTPVPTVRTFSMSLSSHQVAGPVWNLGRLNHVAVAVPDLEKAKAFYKNVLGAQVGETVPLPEHGVSVVFVNLGNTKVELLHPLGNDSPIAGFLQKNKAGGMHHICIEVDNINAAVMDLKEKKIRILSEEAKIGAHGKPVIFLHPKDCGGVLVELEQV
- the MCEE gene encoding methylmalonyl-CoA epimerase, mitochondrial isoform X1: MARVLKAATASAVGLFPRLQTPVPTVRTFSMSLSSHQVAGPVWNLGRLNHVAVAVPDLEKAKAFYKNVLGAQVGETVPLPEHGVSVVFVNLGNTKVELLHPLGNDSPIAGFLQKNKAGGMHHICIESRRMIFQDRGELLFHQVDNINAAVMDLKEKKIRILSEEAKIGAHGKPVIFLHPKDCGGVLVELEQV